In Fluviispira sanaruensis, a genomic segment contains:
- a CDS encoding VOC family protein, whose amino-acid sequence MAKQIFVNLPVLDLNKSKDFFKKIGFKFNKKYTDNNAACLALGKNIFVMILSNDFFKNFTKKHISNAKNSTEVLVAISFESKKKIDSIMSKALKAGASKSRDPQDLGYMYSQSFEDLDGHIWELFWMNEKKMAIELKKMRKNQK is encoded by the coding sequence ATGGCTAAACAAATTTTTGTTAATTTACCTGTTTTAGATCTAAATAAATCCAAAGATTTTTTTAAAAAAATTGGTTTTAAATTTAATAAAAAATATACTGATAATAACGCTGCCTGCTTGGCTCTCGGAAAAAATATTTTTGTAATGATACTCAGCAACGATTTTTTTAAAAACTTTACAAAAAAACACATCAGCAATGCTAAAAATAGCACCGAAGTGCTTGTTGCCATCTCTTTTGAAAGCAAAAAAAAGATCGACTCTATTATGAGTAAAGCTTTAAAAGCGGGTGCATCCAAGAGTCGTGATCCCCAAGATTTAGGTTATATGTATTCACAAAGTTTTGAAGATTTAGACGGACATATTTGGGAATTGTTCTGGATGAATGAAAAAAAGATGGCGATTGAACTTAAAAAAATGCGGAAGAATCAAAAATAA